The following proteins come from a genomic window of Hymenobacter canadensis:
- a CDS encoding DUF349 domain-containing protein gives MLPENDNAAPAGSAADSESPMSILERRLAEIRSQQPDATDTAGNAPVAATPAPAPAADDDITERPATETHPQPGQPEEAGTAETPAVVPATPVSVAPPAHSPAISDTQARAESHYGTSTPGVVSAQAQEAGAVDSAPDHVAAAEPVPAVTPEPEALTEAPAEPVSPEPEALTGASESVAESPDAELPVADIHAAAELETAPEALATLPTSSETPPLETGAAHEEEEEFVPETPAPDFTTLDLPAQTTHLLALLRRPDARQNRKQITDLYRQYDTAVQADRTTARQRFTEAGNEGDDFAYSGPDGYQELSKGMQEFRESRVRDAKAEDEQRARNLLHKQHLLSQLRLLVESAETKDSSARIKALQNDWKATGPVPQKDTQELWNSYHALLDIFYNNRGLFFEMKELDRRRNLEAKEALIVRAEALAGQSSINKALTDLRQLHEEWKHIGPVPNEQREPLWQRFLQASELVHNRKKEFLDTRSTQENANMTRKAALLEQLRPFGDFQTERVNEWRAKTDELQKLKEEWDAAGLVPRDKAENMNKQFWGAYKGFFQRKNQYFKALDEEKNGNLKRKLELIEQAEAALANPDWEQGREVVIRLQKDWKTIGRVPEKQSDKVWNRFRTACDSFFDRKNQEQKQRHERVQQLSQEQATYLDQLAASTAGLSADQPGTLDGFRQHVQEWQAFGADSRADERFQSVMGKYLDTVPGLAYDERTDLLFNLQIERLKSSPDAQQQLYKKEQALRREINELENDISTLKTNLEFFARSKNATQLREEYQGRIDEAQGRIEGLKKQLRVVRS, from the coding sequence ATGCTACCCGAAAACGATAACGCCGCCCCCGCCGGCTCTGCTGCCGACTCCGAGTCGCCGATGAGCATTCTGGAGCGCCGGCTGGCTGAAATCCGCTCCCAGCAGCCCGACGCTACCGATACTGCGGGCAACGCCCCGGTGGCTGCCACGCCCGCCCCGGCGCCGGCCGCCGATGACGATATAACCGAACGTCCCGCCACCGAAACACACCCCCAGCCCGGCCAGCCCGAGGAAGCCGGCACCGCCGAAACGCCCGCTGTGGTACCAGCGACGCCGGTTTCGGTAGCGCCCCCCGCGCATAGCCCCGCCATTTCCGACACCCAGGCCCGCGCCGAAAGCCACTATGGCACCAGCACCCCCGGGGTGGTAAGTGCCCAGGCCCAGGAGGCCGGCGCTGTCGATTCTGCGCCGGACCACGTGGCGGCTGCCGAGCCGGTGCCCGCCGTAACGCCCGAGCCCGAAGCCCTGACCGAGGCGCCCGCCGAACCCGTGTCGCCCGAGCCCGAAGCGCTGACCGGTGCCAGCGAGTCGGTGGCTGAGTCGCCGGACGCCGAGCTGCCCGTGGCGGATATTCACGCGGCGGCCGAGCTGGAAACGGCCCCCGAAGCCCTGGCCACCCTGCCAACCTCGTCGGAGACGCCGCCCCTGGAAACGGGTGCTGCGCACGAGGAGGAAGAGGAGTTCGTGCCCGAAACGCCGGCCCCCGATTTCACCACCCTCGACCTGCCGGCCCAGACGACGCACCTGCTGGCCTTGCTGCGCCGCCCCGATGCCCGCCAGAACCGCAAGCAGATTACCGACCTCTACCGGCAGTACGACACGGCCGTGCAGGCCGACCGCACCACCGCCCGCCAGCGCTTCACCGAAGCCGGCAACGAAGGCGACGACTTTGCCTACTCCGGCCCCGACGGCTACCAGGAGTTGAGCAAAGGCATGCAGGAGTTCCGTGAGAGCCGCGTGCGCGACGCCAAAGCCGAAGACGAGCAGCGCGCCCGCAACCTGCTGCACAAGCAGCATCTGCTCTCGCAGCTGCGCCTGCTGGTAGAATCGGCCGAAACCAAGGACAGCTCGGCCCGCATCAAGGCGCTGCAGAACGACTGGAAGGCGACCGGCCCGGTGCCGCAGAAAGACACGCAGGAGCTGTGGAACTCCTACCACGCGCTGCTCGACATCTTTTATAACAACCGCGGCCTGTTCTTCGAGATGAAGGAGCTGGACCGCCGCCGCAACCTGGAGGCCAAAGAGGCCCTGATTGTGCGGGCCGAGGCGTTGGCCGGGCAGTCGAGCATCAACAAAGCCCTGACCGACCTGCGCCAGCTGCACGAAGAGTGGAAGCACATCGGGCCGGTGCCCAACGAGCAGCGCGAGCCGCTGTGGCAGCGCTTCCTGCAGGCGTCGGAGCTGGTGCACAACCGCAAAAAGGAGTTTCTGGACACGCGTTCAACCCAGGAAAACGCCAACATGACCCGCAAAGCGGCGCTGCTGGAGCAGCTGCGCCCATTCGGCGACTTCCAGACGGAGCGCGTAAACGAGTGGCGGGCCAAAACCGACGAACTTCAGAAGCTCAAGGAAGAGTGGGATGCTGCCGGCCTCGTGCCCCGCGACAAGGCCGAGAACATGAACAAGCAGTTCTGGGGTGCCTATAAAGGCTTTTTCCAGCGCAAAAATCAGTATTTCAAAGCCCTCGACGAAGAGAAGAACGGCAACCTCAAGCGCAAGCTGGAGCTGATTGAGCAGGCCGAAGCTGCGCTGGCCAACCCCGACTGGGAGCAGGGCCGCGAGGTGGTCATCCGGCTGCAGAAAGACTGGAAAACCATCGGCCGCGTGCCCGAGAAGCAGTCGGACAAGGTCTGGAACCGGTTCCGCACCGCCTGCGACTCGTTCTTCGACCGCAAAAACCAGGAGCAGAAGCAGCGCCACGAGCGGGTGCAGCAGCTCAGCCAGGAGCAGGCCACCTACCTCGACCAGCTGGCCGCCAGCACCGCCGGCCTCAGCGCCGACCAGCCAGGCACGCTCGACGGCTTCCGGCAGCACGTGCAGGAGTGGCAGGCCTTCGGGGCCGACAGCCGCGCCGACGAGCGGTTCCAGAGCGTGATGGGCAAGTACCTTGATACGGTGCCGGGCCTGGCCTACGACGAGCGAACGGATCTGCTGTTCAACCTGCAGATAGAGCGCCTCAAATCCAGCCCCGACGCTCAGCAGCAGCTCTATAAAAAGGAGCAGGCGTTGCGCCGCGAAATCAACGAGCTGGAAAATGATATTTCCACGCTGAAAACGAACCTGGAGTTTTTCGCCCGTTCCAAAAACGCCACCCAACTGCGCGAAGAATACCAGGGCCGCATCGACGAGGCACAAGGCCGCATTGAGGGCCTGAAAAAGCAATTGCGCGTCGTGCGTAGCTAG
- a CDS encoding YqgE/AlgH family protein codes for MPRLRPGNLLISQPFLGDPNFERTVVLLCRHDDEDGTFGLVLNRPTALRLGDVLELPEPADAGPLAQAPLLMGGPVQPDTLHFLHQCPTIPGALDLGHAVYWGGDFSVLLERLLNGELTPETVRFYAGYSGWTTGQLAAEVNENVWIVHPNDAGKVFTLDHDAFWQAILREKGGRYRALSNYPLDPRLN; via the coding sequence ATGCCCCGCCTCCGCCCCGGTAATCTTCTGATTTCCCAGCCCTTTCTGGGTGACCCCAACTTCGAGCGGACCGTGGTGCTGCTCTGCCGCCACGACGACGAGGACGGCACCTTCGGGCTAGTGCTCAACCGCCCGACGGCTCTGCGCCTGGGCGACGTGCTGGAGCTGCCCGAACCAGCCGACGCCGGCCCGCTGGCCCAGGCGCCACTGCTGATGGGCGGCCCCGTGCAGCCCGATACGCTGCATTTCCTGCACCAGTGCCCCACTATTCCCGGGGCGCTGGATCTGGGCCATGCGGTATACTGGGGCGGCGATTTTAGCGTTTTGCTGGAACGCCTGCTCAACGGCGAGCTAACGCCCGAAACCGTACGCTTCTACGCCGGTTACTCCGGCTGGACTACCGGGCAGCTGGCGGCCGAAGTCAACGAAAATGTTTGGATTGTGCACCCGAATGATGCCGGGAAAGTCTTTACTTTGGACCATGATGCCTTCTGGCAGGCCATTCTGCGCGAGAAAGGTGGCCGCTACCGCGCCCTGTCCAACTACCCGCTGGACCCCCGCCTCAACTGA
- the pdxH gene encoding pyridoxamine 5'-phosphate oxidase, translating into MLDPQLADLRKTYAQRTLSETDVLPLAVPQFRRWLDEALAAQLDEPTAMTLATVSETGQPSARVVLLKGLPDEASFLFYTNYESRKGQELAARPLAALTFFWPGLERQVRVEGRVEKAPASLSDEYFQSRPRASQIGAWASPQSQTIENREQLEQREAALLDQFADQDPLPRPENWGGYILRPHRVEFWQGRPSRLHDRIVYELEGDAWRLSRLAP; encoded by the coding sequence ATGCTCGATCCGCAACTGGCCGATTTGCGCAAAACCTACGCTCAGCGCACTCTTTCGGAAACCGACGTTCTGCCGCTGGCCGTGCCGCAGTTCCGGCGCTGGCTGGACGAGGCCCTAGCCGCCCAGCTCGACGAGCCCACGGCCATGACCTTGGCCACCGTGAGCGAAACCGGCCAGCCCTCGGCGCGGGTAGTGCTGCTGAAAGGCCTGCCCGACGAGGCCAGCTTCCTGTTTTATACCAACTACGAGTCGCGCAAGGGCCAGGAGCTGGCGGCGCGCCCGCTGGCGGCCCTCACGTTTTTCTGGCCGGGCCTGGAGCGGCAGGTGCGCGTGGAAGGCCGCGTAGAAAAAGCCCCCGCCAGCCTCTCCGACGAATACTTCCAGAGCCGCCCCCGGGCCAGCCAGATCGGGGCCTGGGCCTCGCCGCAGAGCCAGACGATTGAGAATCGGGAGCAACTGGAGCAGCGCGAGGCCGCTTTGCTGGACCAGTTTGCCGATCAGGACCCGCTGCCGCGCCCCGAGAACTGGGGCGGCTACATTCTGCGGCCGCACCGCGTGGAGTTCTGGCAGGGCCGCCCCAGCCGCCTCCACGACCGGATAGTGTACGAGCTGGAAGGCGACGCCTGGCGCCTGAGCCGCCTGGCACCCTAG
- a CDS encoding DUF1015 domain-containing protein — protein sequence MAEIQPLRGWRYNATLSQNIDDYVSPLFDVVSARQREALYRNPLNSIHLSVPRGEDAAGAAQLRLSEWQQAGVLRQDELPGIYAYYQYFRLPGSTREYCRKGFMCHIRAYDWAEDVVLRHENTLPAAVNDRAELLARTEFQTSATHGLYRDDDFELERYLDEAILTPLYQTEEDYQGARDVLAVIQDAAVIKRFQQVLAARQVILADGHHRYEGSLAYRQASQAAEPAATGQEGWNFHLMYLTNSAADDLRILPTHRLLLELPDGLRNEELLARLETYFLVMPKEDPYDLPELIAGKPWAFGLYLGEGQAYKLRLRPEVHAQLDWDTTPEVKALDLTVLHFFVLEKVLGIIGPNAQRQWPGVAYVRNFPECLQRVEHGEARAAFITSEVTMDEVERVCHSGAVMPPKSTFFYPKTIGGFLFSSIRADETQHPFMREFSVPL from the coding sequence TTGGCTGAAATTCAACCCCTACGTGGCTGGCGCTACAATGCAACGCTGAGCCAGAACATCGATGACTATGTTTCGCCGCTGTTTGATGTAGTGTCGGCGCGGCAGCGGGAGGCGCTCTACCGCAACCCGCTCAACAGCATCCATTTGTCGGTGCCGCGCGGCGAGGATGCGGCCGGCGCGGCCCAACTCCGGCTGAGCGAGTGGCAGCAGGCCGGCGTGCTGCGCCAGGATGAGTTGCCGGGCATCTACGCCTACTACCAGTATTTCCGGCTGCCAGGCAGCACCCGCGAGTACTGCCGCAAGGGCTTCATGTGCCACATCCGGGCCTACGACTGGGCCGAGGACGTGGTGCTGCGCCACGAAAACACGCTGCCGGCGGCCGTCAACGACCGGGCCGAACTGCTGGCCCGCACCGAGTTCCAGACCAGCGCCACTCACGGCCTCTACCGCGACGACGACTTCGAGCTGGAGCGCTACCTCGACGAGGCCATCCTGACGCCGCTCTACCAGACCGAGGAAGACTACCAGGGTGCCCGCGACGTGCTGGCCGTGATTCAGGATGCGGCGGTTATCAAGCGGTTTCAGCAGGTGCTGGCGGCGCGGCAGGTGATTCTGGCCGACGGCCACCACCGCTACGAAGGCTCGCTGGCCTACCGGCAGGCGAGCCAGGCTGCCGAGCCGGCCGCCACCGGCCAGGAAGGCTGGAACTTCCACCTGATGTACCTCACCAACTCGGCCGCCGACGACCTGCGCATTCTGCCCACGCACCGGCTGCTGCTGGAGCTGCCCGATGGCCTCCGCAACGAGGAGCTGCTGGCGCGGCTGGAAACGTATTTTCTGGTGATGCCCAAGGAAGACCCTTACGACCTGCCCGAGCTGATTGCCGGCAAGCCCTGGGCCTTTGGGCTGTATCTGGGTGAGGGCCAGGCCTACAAGCTCCGGCTGCGGCCCGAGGTGCACGCCCAGCTCGACTGGGACACCACGCCCGAGGTAAAAGCGCTGGATTTGACGGTGCTGCACTTTTTCGTGCTGGAAAAGGTGCTCGGTATTATCGGGCCCAATGCGCAGCGGCAGTGGCCGGGCGTGGCCTACGTGCGCAATTTCCCCGAGTGCCTGCAGCGGGTGGAGCACGGCGAGGCCCGCGCCGCCTTCATCACCAGCGAAGTAACCATGGACGAAGTGGAGCGGGTCTGCCACTCGGGCGCCGTGATGCCGCCCAAGTCCACGTTTTTTTATCCCAAAACCATCGGCGGTTTCCTGTTCAGCAGCATCCGCGCCGACGAAACCCAGCACCCGTTTATGCGGGAGTTTTCTGTTCCTCTCTAA
- a CDS encoding Maf family nucleotide pyrophosphatase: protein MKLVLASNSPRRRQLLSDLGLAYTVRLQEVDESFPPHLRRAEVAEYLAAHKAAAYRAGLAPDEVVLTADTIVCLDEDVLNKPADEAEAIRMLQRLQGRTHDVFTGVCLLGGDGRQVVFSDQTRVTFRELSLSEIEHYVSQHQPLDKAGAYGAQDWIGMVAVTRLEGSYFNVMGLPVHRVWEELSRLTGASLLAD from the coding sequence ATGAAGCTCGTTCTGGCCTCCAATTCGCCGCGCCGCCGGCAGCTGCTCTCCGACCTGGGCCTGGCCTACACCGTGCGCCTGCAGGAAGTAGATGAGTCGTTTCCACCGCACCTACGCCGCGCCGAAGTAGCCGAGTACCTAGCCGCCCACAAAGCCGCCGCCTACCGCGCTGGCTTGGCCCCCGACGAGGTGGTGCTCACCGCCGACACCATCGTGTGCCTCGACGAGGACGTGCTCAACAAACCCGCCGACGAGGCCGAAGCCATCCGGATGCTACAACGCCTGCAGGGCCGCACCCACGACGTCTTCACCGGCGTCTGTCTGCTCGGCGGCGACGGCCGGCAGGTGGTTTTCTCCGACCAGACTCGGGTAACTTTCCGCGAATTATCCCTCTCGGAAATAGAACATTACGTTAGCCAGCATCAACCACTGGATAAGGCCGGCGCCTACGGGGCACAGGACTGGATTGGGATGGTAGCCGTGACCCGGCTGGAGGGCTCCTACTTCAACGTGATGGGCCTGCCGGTGCACCGCGTGTGGGAAGAACTGTCGCGCCTGACCGGCGCCAGCCTGCTGGCTGATTAA
- a CDS encoding EamA family transporter yields MNWLLLAACAAVCMALYNLLIKASAGQVHEMVGAVVLQVVAALVGASLLLVLYLRGALPPVLATSRGLTLAALAGVGIGLAEILTFAVYSRGAPASVGTPLIVGGSVLLTALLGVLVLRETLGWPQALGLLLIVGGIALLARGH; encoded by the coding sequence ATGAACTGGCTGTTGCTGGCGGCCTGCGCCGCCGTGTGCATGGCGCTCTACAACCTGCTGATCAAGGCCTCGGCCGGGCAGGTGCACGAAATGGTGGGCGCCGTGGTGCTGCAGGTGGTGGCCGCATTGGTGGGGGCAAGCCTGCTGCTAGTGCTGTACCTGCGCGGTGCGCTGCCGCCGGTGCTGGCCACCAGCCGCGGCCTCACGCTGGCGGCGCTGGCCGGCGTGGGCATCGGGCTGGCCGAGATTCTGACGTTTGCGGTGTATAGCCGCGGCGCGCCGGCCTCGGTGGGTACCCCACTGATTGTGGGCGGCTCGGTGCTGCTGACGGCCCTGCTGGGCGTGCTGGTGCTGCGCGAAACGCTGGGCTGGCCCCAGGCGCTGGGCCTGCTGCTCATCGTAGGCGGCATTGCGCTGCTGGCCCGCGGGCACTAG
- a CDS encoding DUF4259 domain-containing protein yields the protein MSTWDYHNFDNDAAADLGESFRETPNEAALYEALATAAEEEGNLEIDAASEALAAAEIVAAILGKPAADFPPGLLPAVAHLDAADSEDLRELAEDAVAAVLKSSELQERWAESEDYASWQQLQQDLLARLHDEDGEADDDEA from the coding sequence ATGAGCACCTGGGACTACCACAACTTCGACAATGACGCCGCCGCCGACCTCGGCGAGAGTTTCCGCGAAACGCCCAACGAGGCCGCACTCTACGAGGCGCTGGCCACGGCGGCCGAGGAGGAAGGCAACCTGGAAATTGATGCCGCTAGTGAGGCACTGGCCGCGGCCGAAATCGTGGCCGCCATCCTGGGCAAGCCCGCCGCCGACTTCCCGCCCGGCCTGCTGCCCGCCGTCGCCCACCTCGACGCCGCCGACAGTGAAGACCTGCGCGAGCTGGCCGAAGACGCCGTAGCGGCCGTGCTGAAGAGCTCGGAGCTGCAGGAGCGGTGGGCGGAGTCGGAGGACTATGCCAGCTGGCAGCAGCTGCAGCAGGACCTGCTGGCCCGCCTCCACGACGAGGACGGCGAAGCCGACGACGACGAAGCGTAG
- a CDS encoding NAD(P)H-dependent glycerol-3-phosphate dehydrogenase: MEKIAMLGGGSWATALTKILAENGSRVGWWLRSKDDVQHLRTTRHNPRYLSSVAHDLTRVFPSTNLQEVVEEADWLVLGVPAAFVQGVLDKLDRDALKNKRVISAIKGMIPGKNVLVTDYVADRFRLPPSRLGVVAGPCHAEEVALEKQSYLTIGSPDSTLAEDFCRLLRNRYVKANPAQDLDGIEYFAVMKNIIALTSGIAHGLGYGDNFQAVLVSNAVQEMRRFVHALNPTPRDLSGSAYLGDLLVTAYSQFSRNRTFGNMVGRGYSVKSAQMEMNMVAEGYYAVKSIYEINKRLQVPMPITSAAYHILYEKISPAVEIELLKEKFR; this comes from the coding sequence TTGGAAAAAATAGCCATGCTCGGCGGCGGCTCCTGGGCCACTGCTCTCACCAAGATTCTGGCCGAAAACGGGTCCCGGGTGGGCTGGTGGCTGCGCTCCAAAGACGACGTGCAGCACCTGCGCACCACGCGCCACAACCCGCGCTACCTCTCGTCGGTGGCCCACGACCTCACGCGCGTGTTTCCGTCCACGAACCTGCAGGAAGTGGTGGAAGAGGCCGACTGGCTGGTGCTGGGCGTGCCGGCCGCCTTCGTGCAGGGCGTGCTCGATAAGCTGGACCGCGACGCGCTGAAGAACAAGCGGGTGATTTCGGCCATCAAGGGCATGATTCCGGGCAAGAATGTGCTGGTAACCGACTATGTGGCCGACCGGTTCCGGCTGCCGCCCTCGCGCCTGGGCGTGGTGGCGGGGCCCTGCCACGCCGAGGAAGTGGCGCTGGAAAAGCAGAGCTACCTCACCATCGGCTCGCCCGACTCCACGCTGGCCGAGGACTTCTGCCGCCTGTTGCGCAACCGCTACGTGAAGGCCAACCCCGCCCAGGACCTCGACGGCATCGAATACTTTGCCGTCATGAAAAACATCATTGCCCTGACCAGCGGCATTGCCCACGGCCTCGGCTACGGCGACAACTTCCAGGCGGTGCTGGTGAGCAATGCGGTGCAGGAAATGCGCCGCTTCGTGCACGCCCTCAACCCCACGCCCCGCGACCTATCGGGCTCGGCCTACCTCGGCGACCTGCTGGTGACGGCCTACTCGCAGTTTTCGCGCAACCGTACCTTCGGCAACATGGTGGGCCGCGGCTACTCGGTGAAGTCGGCGCAGATGGAGATGAACATGGTGGCCGAGGGCTACTACGCCGTGAAGAGCATCTACGAGATAAATAAGCGCCTGCAAGTGCCCATGCCCATCACGTCGGCCGCATACCACATTCTCTACGAGAAGATTTCGCCGGCCGTGGAAATCGAATTGCTGAAAGAGAAGTTCCGGTAA
- a CDS encoding efflux RND transporter periplasmic adaptor subunit codes for MKNNRLLYILLAVVLLGIGGYAIGKKQGWVGKPAGTEVTAAKAGTVNIVEQVSASGKVQPETEVKISPDVSGEITELYVQEGDSVKKGQLLLRIRPDNYQALVNQQSAVVNAQRANVGQTQARLQQLIANAKQTELTYRRNASLFKQKVISQAEYEGAKAAYDASQEELNSARAGIRSAQSSVQSAQAGLDDARRNLNKTTIYAPVSGTISKLNVEKGERVVGTSQMSGTEIMRIANLNSMEVRVNVNENDIINVHLGDSVVVEVDSYASKDEKFRGLVTSIANTAKDALTAEAVTEFEVRIRLLPDSYRHLLRTVNGRTVVPFRPGMTASVDIITDRKTGVLSVPLAAVTTRSDSAMTAATGAAGSAGPRVRVGGVGGRGNSAATEAASAKKVTDVQEVVFIIRDGQAMITPVKTGISDFQNIEILSGLKPGDEVVSGPFRAVAKTLKPGERVVVKDAQSLDKEALKEGPADAK; via the coding sequence ATGAAAAACAACCGCTTACTCTACATTCTGCTGGCCGTCGTGCTGTTGGGAATCGGGGGCTACGCCATCGGTAAAAAACAGGGCTGGGTCGGCAAGCCGGCCGGTACCGAAGTAACGGCGGCCAAGGCCGGTACCGTCAATATCGTGGAGCAGGTAAGCGCCTCGGGCAAGGTGCAGCCGGAAACGGAAGTGAAAATTTCGCCCGACGTATCGGGCGAAATCACGGAGTTGTATGTGCAGGAAGGCGACTCAGTGAAGAAAGGCCAGCTGCTGCTGCGCATCCGCCCCGACAACTACCAGGCCCTGGTTAACCAGCAGTCGGCGGTGGTGAATGCCCAGCGCGCCAACGTGGGCCAGACCCAGGCGCGCCTGCAGCAGCTGATTGCCAATGCCAAGCAAACCGAGCTGACCTACCGCCGCAATGCCTCGCTGTTCAAGCAGAAGGTGATTTCGCAGGCCGAGTACGAAGGAGCCAAAGCTGCCTACGACGCCTCCCAGGAGGAGCTCAACAGCGCCCGGGCCGGCATCCGCTCGGCGCAGAGCAGCGTGCAGAGCGCCCAGGCCGGCCTCGATGACGCCCGCCGTAACCTCAACAAAACCACCATCTACGCCCCCGTGAGCGGCACCATCAGCAAGCTCAACGTGGAGAAAGGCGAGCGGGTAGTGGGTACGTCGCAGATGTCGGGCACCGAAATCATGCGCATCGCCAACCTCAACTCCATGGAGGTGCGAGTGAACGTGAATGAAAACGATATCATCAACGTGCACCTCGGCGACTCAGTGGTGGTGGAAGTGGACTCCTATGCCAGCAAGGACGAGAAGTTCCGCGGCCTCGTGACCAGCATTGCTAATACCGCCAAAGATGCCCTCACGGCCGAAGCCGTGACGGAGTTTGAGGTGCGCATCCGTCTGCTGCCCGACTCGTACCGCCATCTGCTGCGCACCGTCAACGGCCGCACCGTGGTACCGTTCCGCCCCGGCATGACGGCTTCCGTCGACATCATCACCGACCGCAAAACCGGCGTGCTGAGCGTGCCGCTGGCCGCCGTCACAACCCGCTCCGACAGCGCCATGACGGCCGCCACCGGCGCGGCTGGCAGCGCCGGCCCCCGCGTGCGGGTGGGCGGCGTAGGCGGGCGCGGCAATAGCGCCGCTACCGAAGCCGCCAGCGCCAAGAAAGTCACCGACGTGCAGGAAGTGGTATTCATCATCCGCGACGGCCAGGCCATGATTACGCCCGTGAAAACCGGCATCAGCGACTTCCAGAACATCGAAATCCTGAGCGGCCTGAAGCCCGGCGACGAAGTGGTCAGCGGACCGTTCCGGGCCGTGGCCAAAACCCTGAAGCCCGGCGAGCGGGTGGTAGTGAAGGACGCTCAAAGCCTTGACAAGGAAGCCCTGAAAGAAGGCCCCGCTGACGCCAAATAG
- a CDS encoding TolC family protein: MKIPATLPRALALAGSTALLLVAVRPAAAQTTPPAQPPGTALAQAPAVAGTPFTLQQAVDYAVKNNLNVRQSQLNAELSDVTQRAGRGALLPTANLSGSQTWNYGTGLDPLTNDFVSQTIRSNNFSAFSQITLFSGFQLRNTVKRNALDYQAALVDIEQARNDLSLNVASVYLQYVLAEELIRANQTRVNSSQQQISRTEKLLKAGAVAESQLLDSRAQLASDELNVVTAQNQRDLARLQLIQLLNLDAAGAAAFRIDMPQVPDPDENAAYDADPATIFETAQGVMPEIRAADLRVRSSQLGIDVARGAYLPRLTFGAGVFTGFSSSRLARVFNGDSTSVIPIPVVQYVNGQPVPTTFAVLQPAQAIPEFLPTKFADQIKDNIGRQLQFNLNIPILNGFQARTNVQRAQVATRQAELRAEQTRLTLRQNIQQAAADALAAQRKFASAKRQTEALTTAYRNAEIRFNNGLLNGTEFNIAKNNLAAAESTMIQAKYEYTFRRKVLDFYQGRPLAL, encoded by the coding sequence ATGAAAATACCTGCTACTCTGCCCCGTGCGCTGGCTCTGGCTGGCTCCACGGCCCTGCTGCTGGTTGCGGTCCGCCCCGCTGCGGCTCAGACTACGCCGCCCGCCCAGCCGCCGGGCACGGCGCTGGCCCAAGCGCCGGCAGTGGCCGGCACACCCTTCACGCTGCAGCAGGCCGTGGACTACGCGGTGAAAAACAACCTGAACGTGCGCCAGAGCCAGCTCAATGCCGAGCTCAGCGACGTGACGCAGCGCGCCGGTCGCGGGGCGCTGCTGCCCACGGCCAACCTGAGCGGCAGCCAGACCTGGAACTACGGTACCGGCCTCGACCCGCTCACCAACGACTTCGTGAGTCAGACCATCCGGTCCAATAACTTCTCGGCCTTTTCCCAGATTACCCTGTTTTCCGGGTTCCAGCTGCGCAACACTGTGAAGCGCAATGCGCTGGATTACCAAGCCGCCTTGGTGGATATCGAGCAGGCCCGTAACGACTTGTCGCTGAACGTGGCCTCAGTGTACCTGCAGTACGTGCTGGCTGAGGAGCTGATCCGGGCCAACCAGACCCGCGTGAACAGCAGCCAGCAGCAGATTTCGCGCACCGAAAAACTGCTCAAGGCCGGTGCCGTGGCCGAAAGCCAGTTGCTCGACAGCCGGGCTCAGCTGGCCTCCGACGAGCTGAACGTAGTGACGGCCCAGAACCAGCGCGACCTGGCGCGCCTGCAGCTCATTCAGCTACTCAACCTGGATGCGGCCGGTGCGGCCGCCTTCCGGATTGACATGCCCCAGGTGCCCGACCCCGACGAAAATGCCGCTTACGACGCTGATCCGGCCACTATCTTCGAGACGGCGCAGGGCGTGATGCCCGAAATCCGGGCTGCCGACCTGCGCGTGCGCTCCAGCCAGCTGGGCATCGATGTGGCCCGCGGGGCCTACCTGCCGCGCCTAACTTTTGGGGCCGGTGTATTCACCGGTTTCTCCTCGTCGCGGCTGGCGCGTGTGTTCAACGGCGACTCCACGTCGGTTATTCCGATTCCGGTGGTGCAGTACGTGAATGGCCAGCCGGTGCCCACCACGTTTGCGGTGCTGCAGCCGGCGCAGGCCATTCCGGAGTTTCTGCCAACTAAGTTCGCCGACCAGATCAAGGACAACATCGGTCGGCAGCTGCAGTTCAACCTCAACATTCCAATTCTCAACGGTTTCCAGGCCCGCACCAACGTGCAGCGGGCCCAGGTAGCCACCCGCCAGGCTGAGCTGCGCGCCGAGCAGACCCGCCTCACGCTGCGCCAGAACATCCAGCAGGCCGCCGCCGATGCGTTGGCTGCCCAGCGGAAGTTCGCCTCGGCCAAGCGCCAGACCGAAGCCCTGACCACAGCCTACCGCAACGCCGAAATCCGCTTCAACAACGGCCTGCTCAACGGTACCGAGTTCAACATCGCCAAAAACAACCTCGCCGCCGCCGAATCAACCATGATTCAGGCCAAGTACGAGTACACGTTCCGCCGTAAGGTGCTGGACTTCTACCAAGGCCGCCCGCTGGCGCTCTAG